One Vibrio gallaecicus genomic region harbors:
- the nirD gene encoding nitrite reductase small subunit NirD, which yields MGNWLTVCSADDLTPNAGICAKVEDNQVAIFYCKRNDKLYALSNYDPIGKANVMSRGIIGSLSGEPYVASPLYKQHFHLETGECLEEPSHQLHKFEIRRQGKQVQVLSPAA from the coding sequence ATGGGAAATTGGCTAACAGTCTGTAGCGCAGATGATTTAACTCCCAATGCCGGAATTTGCGCCAAAGTAGAAGATAACCAAGTTGCTATATTTTATTGTAAACGCAACGACAAACTCTACGCTTTATCTAATTACGACCCGATTGGTAAAGCCAATGTCATGTCGCGTGGTATCATCGGCTCGCTCAGCGGTGAACCTTATGTTGCATCGCCTTTATATAAGCAACACTTTCATTTAGAAACAGGGGAATGCTTAGAAGAACCAAGCCACCAACTGCATAAATTTGAAATTCGAAGACAAGGAAAGCAAGTACAAGTGTTATCACCTGCGGCTTAA